Proteins from one Rhizoctonia solani chromosome 5, complete sequence genomic window:
- a CDS encoding calpain family cysteine protease — protein MLSRLTSQAKEKVRSKVQSHVRKGETAQLQGYKQPTERAGLLCTDELELATERCRTKVDAIAKRCRERNRRFRDIEFDLEEDRERCLHGLDTPEDGGHKPADVMRPAFFIDGANCSDIMQGRLGDCWFLSALAIVSTVGELIDKICVARDEKVGVYGFIFFRDSTWVDVIIDDLLYTSLPKYDQLSSPERNLYHFDRDKYNSAARKGGKGLYFAKGGTENETWVPLIEKAYAKLHGDYASLDGGYASEAIEDLTGGVSSIFHTHDILDEDRFWEEELLRSELVNGLFAGHAYSVISALEVNGKRFLRLRNPWGKVEWTGAWSDGSKEWTAEWLAFLPQLQHKFGNDGEFLMEYKDFLATWTIIERCRLFNSDWKLSSMWINATSRGIPSARSFGDISFTLNVTESSPAVIVLSQLDDRYFSQISGRWAWSLEFYVYRKDSPSTEPYAISEHTMLWRRNVHVELGKLEAGEYVVHVRLDRDVTRSKDAMEESMSKWNLRKLSQVLTEMGKSHSVAVNFESAELLPAPTDIFGGQDLTAIELAFHEKDQEEAAKKRAAPDSDSDSEDSESSSDEESESEVVVTDPSLVSVPDSPTEPPTIGATPEDPAADSESDDDTKSEATVESDTAPKQGKSQKEDVPPPNSAMGVPRKQTTKKKKGPIHETVSCDGCGKFPIVGARYKCLNSSCPNYDLCSKCMGKNVHNPDHQMLCIRTPEDASKLARKDDDSDDEEDNSITLGLRVYTQGEALTTIAAQLRHGNLVGWRRKE, from the exons ATGCTTTCCCGTCTGACCTCTCAAGCCAAAGAGAAAGTTCGATCCAAGGTGCAGAGCCACGTGCGAAAGGGAGAGACCGCCCAATTGCAAGGCTATAAGCAGCCGACCGAGCGTGCA GGCCTCCTCTGTACCGACGAACTTGAGCTTGCCACAGAACGATGCCGAACCAAGGTTGATGCGATCGCCAAGAGGTGCCG GGAACGCAATCGCCGCTTCCGTGATATAGAGTTCGACCTCGAGGAAGACCGAGAACGATGTCTACATGGTCTCGATACGCCTGAAGATGGTGGCCACAAACCTGCCGATGTTATGCGC CCTGCGTTTTTCATCGATGGTGCAAACTGTTCCGACATTATGCAAGGCCGCTTGGGCGACTGCTGGTTTTTGAGCGCATTGGCGATTGTCTCTACTGTAGGGGAATTGATTGATAAGATATGCGTTGCG CGGGATGAAAAAGTTGGGGTGTATGGGTTCATCTTCTTCCGTGACTCTACCTGGGTTGATGTGATCATCGATGATCTACTCTATACTTCGCTTCCGAAATACGACCAACTATCTTCCCCAGAACGCAACCTCTACCACTTCGACCGAGACAAATACAATAGCGCTGCTCGAAAGGGTGGAAAGGGTCTTTACTTTGCCAAAGGTGGGACTGAAAATGAGACATGGGT TCCACTTATTGAGAAAGCATACGCCAAATTGCACGGCGACTACGCTTCGCTTGACGGAGGATATGCTTCAGAGGCCATCGAGGATCTTACTGG GGGTGTGTCAAGTATATTCCACACGCACGATATCCTAGATGAAGACCGGTTCTGGGAGGAGGAGCTTTTGAGG AGCGAACTGGTGAATG GATTATTCGCCGGTCACGCCTATTCAGTTATCTCCGCTCTTGAAGTCAACG GAAAACGTTTCCTCCGTCTTAGGAACCCTTGGGGCAAAGTTGAATGGACAGGGGCATGGTCTGACGGCTCTAAAGAGTGGACAGCGGAATGGCTTGCATTTCTTCCTCAACTCCAGCACAAATTTGGCAACGACGGAGAGTTCTTGATGGAATACAAGGATTTCCTAGCCACTTGGACCATCATCGAGCGCTGTCGGTTATTCAACTCTGACTGGAAGTTGAGTTCGATGTGGATAAACGCGACATCAAGGGGCATCCCATCCGCCCGGAGCTTCGGTGATATTTCAT TCACGCTGAATGTGACAGAAAGTTCCCCTGCTGTAATAGTTTTGTCCCAGCTCGATGATCGATATTTCTCGCAAATATCTGGACGCTGGGCTTGGTCGCTTGAGTTTTATGTTTATCGTAAAG ACTCTCCTTCCACGGAGCCATACGCCATCTCGGAGCACACAATGCTTTGGCGCAGGAATGTTCATGTAGAACTGGGCAAACTTGAAGCTGGCGAGTATGTGGTTCACGTAAGACTGGATCGCGATGTAACTCGTAGCAAA GATGCAATGGAAGAATCTATGAGCAAATGGAACCTACGGAAGCTGAGCCAGGTCCTGACCGAGATGGGGAAGTCCCACTCGGTTGCAGTTA ACTTTGAGTCGGC AGAACTTCTTCCTGCCCCGACTGACATTTTTGGCGGTCAAGATCTCACGGCAATCGAACTTGCTTTCCATGAAAAGGACCAGGAAGAAGCGGCCAAGAAACGAGCAGCACCCGATTCCGATTCCGATTCCGAGGACTCTGAATCATCGAGCGATGAGGAGTCAGAGTCAGAAGTGGTAGTCACCGATCCCAGTCTTGTTTCAGTTCCAGACTCACCAACGGAACCACCAACCATTGGCGCTACTCCAGAGGATCCCGCGGCAGACTCCGAGAGCGATGATGATACTAAAAGTGAAGCAACCGTCGAAAGCGATACTGCTCCCAAGCAAGGTAAATCTCAAAAGGAAGATGTCCCACCACCGAATTCAGCCATGGGTGTCCCACGCAAGCAGACAACTAAAAAGAAGAAAGGCCCTATTCACGAAACTGTCTCTTGTGATGGCTGTGGA AAATTCCCAATAGTTGGAGCAAGGTACAAGTGCCTGAACTCGAGCTGCCCTAACTACGATCTCTGCTCTAAATGCATGGGTAAAAATGTGCATAACCCAGACCATCAGATGCTTTGCATTCGCACCCCCGAAGATGCAAGCAAACTAGCTCGAAAG GATGACGACAGCGATGACGAGGAAGACAACTCTATTACCCTTGGCCTTCGAGTTTACACTCAAGGCGAGGCTCTTACCACTATTGCAGCACAGCTTCGTCACGGTAACCTAGTTGGCTGGCGTCGGAAGGAATAG
- a CDS encoding protein phosphatase 2C, which produces MYMPGRGWCNWKWRSKTEQAETGEIKEEQATRAKVPFDPSHHWTLIRIFYTLYLLGLLPSPTLPTSAFVSAIMGQTLSEPVTTKNSDTGSDERYMYGVSEMQGWRISMEDAHTTVLKLDSQSNNAFFAVFDGHGGSTVAKYAGSHVHERLKSDAGYQSKDYKGALKRAFLGTDDDLRADPAFFHDPSGCTAVAALLTENKILVANAGDSRSVMSVKGVVKELSFDHKPQNPSETARITAAGGYVEFNRVNGNLALSRAIGDFEFKQNYAIQPEQQIVTSNPDITEHDITDEDEFIILACDGIWDCLTSQQVVDCVRRLAAEKKSLGEICETIMDRCVAPDSDIGAGIGCDNMTIMVVAILNGRTKEEWYDWMADRVNRKWGHETPEELPQLYSEARIAAARNRAAGRGPAGSALPSAGLSMLQRILNGAGAPGLSGAPLAGGLASRLAFDADSSDEEMDEDEEPGSAGKLFGNRTRGLGEEDDDELAKEGGENGQRKELDSLKAQLDELENGLEDKVKEAEGELGKNGAKNGGDDVVAHIEDVDKDAQPNGYGLSSRLPTAIGSPLVPTPQVLRDHVRTPSPNLTSATGSS; this is translated from the exons ATGTATATGCCG GGCCGAGGGTGGTGCAATTGGAAATGGAGGTCGAAAACTGAACAAGCCGAGACCGGTGAGATCAAGGAGGAGCAAGCGACGCGCGCGAAAGTCCCGTTTGATCCTAGCCACCACTGGACGCTTATTCGAATATTTTATACCCTCTACCTACTTGGACTCTTACCGAGCCCAACTCTTCCTACATCTGCCTTTGTATCTGCTATCATG GGTCAAACACTGTCAGAGCCCG TAACTACCAAGAACTCGGATACCGGCAGTGATGAGCGATACATGTATGGTGTCTCAGAAATGCAGGGCTGGCGCATCA GCATGGAGGATGCGCACACGACCGTACTCAAGCTCGATTCGCAGTCAAATAATGCATTCTTTGCTGTATTCGATGGCCACGGCG GCTCCACAGTAGCAAAGTATGCCGGATCACATGTGCACGAGAGACTCAAGTCGGATGCTGGATACCAGAGCAAGGATTACAAAGGAGCACTGAAACGCGCCTTTCTAGGTACCGATGACGACTTGCGTGCAG ACCCTGCGTTCTTCCATGACCCATCGGGATGTACTGCGGTTGCGGCTCTTCTTACAGAGAACAAGATCTTGGTT GCCAATGCCGGTGACTCTCGATCAGTGATGTCCGTCAAGGGTGTCGTCAAAGAGCTCAGTTTCGACCACAAGCCCCAGAATCCTT CTGAGACGGCCCGAATTACAGCCGCTGGAGGCTACGTCGAGTTCAACCGTGTGAATG GCAATCTCGCCCTGTCGCGTGCCATCGGTGACTTTGAATTCAAACAGAACTATGCGATTCAGCCTGAACAACAGATCGTCACCTCAAACCCGGATATTACCGAACACGACATCACCGATGAAGATGAATTCATCATTCTCGCCTGTGACGGCATCTGGGATTGCCTTACTTCTCAACAAGTCGTCGACTGCGTTCGTCGGCTCGCTGCCGAAAAGAAGAGCCTTGGCGAGATCTGCGAGACGATCATGGATCGATGCGTCGCGCCCGATTCCGATATTGGTGCCGGAATTGGCTGCGATAATATGACGATCATGGTCGTCGCGATTTTGAACGGCCGGACAAAGGAGGAGTGGTATGATTGGATGGCAGATCGGGTCAACCGCAAGTGGGGCCATGAGACTCCCGAGGAGCTTCCCCAGCTGTACTCGGAGGCACGTATCGCCGCCGCACGCAATCGCGCCGCTGGCCGTGGACCTGCCGGCAGCGCTCTTCCCAGCGCTGGTCTGAGCATGCTCCAAAGGATCCTGAACGGTGCTGGTGCTCCTGGTCTCTCCGGTGCCCCGCTCGCGGGTGGATTAGCCAGCCGATTGGCGTTTGACGCCGACTCGAGTGATGAAGAGatggacgaggacgaggagccAGGTTCGGCTGGTAAGCTGTTTGGCAATCGAACGAGGGGGCTGGGAGAGGAAGATGACGACGAGCTCGCGAAGGAGGGAGGAGAGAATGGCCAGCGGAAAGAGCTGGACTCTCTCAAGGCCCAATTAGACGAACTCGAGAATGGATTGGAAgataaagtcaaggaagccGAAGGGGAGCTAGGCAAGAACGGGGCGAAGAACGGTGGTGACGATGTCGTCGCTCACATTGAGGATGTGGACAAGGAT GCACAGCCCAACGGCTATGGTCTTTCCTCTAGGCTGCCGACTGCGATCGGTAGTCCTCTTGTACCCACACCTCAAGTACTTCGCGATCATGTACGCACTCCGTCGCCCAATCTGACCAGCGCAACCGGGAGTTCTTAG
- a CDS encoding F-box-like domain-containing protein, translating into METFAPSSASSSSCASKLEDLRNWQDAWSKFNLESPIKEVYDVRDAAFLDVRDGVFIKGFTSNPEFQLNSLLVVPSESDSHPSTLHFDFNFRTAVVDPSQELVVLVEFDSGSPTRLESLTYMSAIRLTKRG; encoded by the exons ATGGAAACTTTTGCTCCGTCTTCAGCATCTAGCTCGAGTTGTGCGTCCAAACTGGAAGATCTTAGGAATTGGCAAGATG CTTGGTCTAAATTTAACCTTGAGTCTCCTATCAAAGAGGTATATGATGTCCGTGATGCAGCCTTTTTGGATGTACGCGATGGAGTGTTTATCAAAGGGTTCACCTCGAATCCTGAGTTTCAATTAAACTCGTTGCTGGTCGTGCCTTCGGAATCGGATAGCCACCCTAGTACTCTTCACTTCGACTTCAATTTCCGCACTGCAGTGGTAGATCCGAGCCAAGAGCTAGTTGTGCTGGTTGAGTTTGATTCCGGGAGCCCAACACGGTTAGAATCTCTTACTTATATGAGTGCAATTCGGTTGACCAAACGGGGTTGA
- a CDS encoding Zinc-binding dehydrogenase: MSPITNRSAIYNSIPDDYPVLNETITLGTDIIDLESVPLNGGILAKSLWLSIDPFLRERMRDPSIESYAPGYQLGKPISGYAIVQVVKSELANVKIGDFLRFDDCPFQEYNVLSPDHVFTPIKEEEGVPLSLHTGLLGMPGQTAFYGLEVVGRPVRGETIFVSSGASAVGSLVAQLSKAKGLKVIASAGSDDKVAFMKSIGVDVAFNYKTEKVEDVLAREGPIDIYWDNVGGPTLDAALGAFTRGGRVVVCGNMSDYNTKQPYGIKNAGQILSRRLRVEGFYWFLAGETYEGQRNKSEKFMQAVVPLVKSGKLKWSEHVYSGIESVGEAVVAVQRGTATAKVVVKVGDI, encoded by the exons ATGAGCCCCATCACTAACCGTAGCGCAATCTACAACTCCATCCCAGACGACTACCCGGTCCTGAACGAGACTATAACTCTTGGCACAGATATAATCGACTTGGAATCTGTACCGCTCAACGGCGGAATACTCGCCAAGTCCCTCTGGCTCTCGATTGACCCGTTCCTACGCGAGCGTATGCGTGACCCAAGTATCGAGTCGTACGCACCCGGGTATCAGCTTGGTAAACCGATCTCGGGGTATGCAATCGTCCAGGTCGTGAAATCCGAGCTGGCCAACGTCAAGATTGGTGATTTTTTGAGGTTCGATGACTGTC CATTCCAGGAATATAATGTTTTGTCGCCTGATCATGTTTTTACTCCGATtaaagaagaggaaggtgTACCGTTGTCGTTGCACACTGGGCTACTTGGTATGCCTG GGCAAACTGCGTTCTATGGTTTGGAAGTCGTCGGGAGGCCAGTCAGGGGAGAAACCATCTTCGTATCGTCAGGGGCCAGCGCCGTAGGCTC ATTGGTTGCACAACTTTCCAAAGCCAAAGGGCTTAAAGTCATTGCCTCGGCAGGGTCAGATGATAAGGTCGCATTTATGAAAAGCATTGGTGTAGACGTAGCGTTCAACTATAAGACCGAGAAAGTAGAGGATGTCCTTGCTAGGGAGGGTCCGATTGACATATACTGGGATAATGTAGGGGGGCCGACGCTTGAT GCTGCATTGGGTGCATTTACCCGTGGTGGACGGGTTGTTGTATGTGGAAATATGTCGGATTATAATACCAAACAGCCATATGGTATCAAG AATGCTGGACAGATACTGTCTAGACGGCTTCGGGTAGAAGGTTTCTACTGGTTCCTTGCAGGAGAAACTTACGAGGGCCAGAGAAATAAATCAGAGAAGTTCATGCAGGCTGTAGTACCCTTGGTAAAATCGGGCAAACTCAAGTGGTCTGAACACGTTTATAGTGGGATCGAGAGTGTGGGCGAGGCAGTAGTTGCAGTTCAAAGAGGGACTGCTACTGCCAAGGTCGTAGTGAAAGTGGGCGATATCTGA
- a CDS encoding F-box-like domain-containing protein gives MPRHRVSSGERPLLAVCMRSEIQEGKYIVRFSDCRGCEDHEDIDDEENLRDLPLSIVDFRPSYRDVDLSRVQFMINDNQALVRCTGGLPPGIIYADGPAGLLETLPAMELAVIPQLSWGARTGLTSQSNPGFCTVLRAGCSQYFELGDPVGHGE, from the coding sequence ATGCCGCGCCACCGAGTGAGCTCGGGTGAACGGCCACTCCTGGCCGTATGTATGCGCAGCGAGATCCAAGAAGGGAAATACATTGTAAGGTTCTCAGATTGCAGGGGGTGCGAGGACCACGAAGATATCGATGACGAGGAAAATCTTAGAGATCTACCACTCTCTATTGTTGACTTTAGACCTTCCTACCGGGATGTAGACTTGAGCCGAGTACAATTTATGATAAACGATAACCAAGCCCTGGTTCGATGTACAGGCGGGTTACCTCCAGGAATTATTTACGCAGATGGCCCTGCGGGGCTCCTCGAGACGCTTCCCGCGATGGAGTTGGCAGTGATACCCCAACTATCCTGGGGAGCTAGGACGGGTTTGACGAGCCAGTCGAATCCGGGCTTCTGTACCGTATTACGAGCAGGATGCAGCCAGTACTTCGAGCTTGGGGACCCTGTTGGCCATGGGGAATAG